GCCTGAGGGTGAGGCTTGGGCCGCGGTCGTGGCGCGGTCGACGGTGGAGCGGCGGTCACCACCGCGCTCGAAGCGCGCGACCGGAAGACGGTCGGCGCATGGTGTCGTTGCCGGAGCAGGTTATTTCTGACTCTTTCGGAGGAAGGAATTCATCATGGCTGGAACTGTGGCGTTTACCCGGGATTGGTTCATGAGCGAGCTGGCGTTGTTCTCCAAAGCCTTTGATCCATTGTCGCGGGCTGACGATGTCGCCGAGTTAGAAAGTAGGCTATCCAGGCTAGAGCAACAGTTGGAAGCCAACAAGGACCACTTTCACGATGATGAGATCGACGCCATTAGGGCATCGTTGGCCGAGCTGAGGGCACAACGGCATCGATGGGAACAACATGTCTAAGCCAGCCCCACGCGTTGTGAAGTGTTCCCGACGGTCGCGAGATCATCCCGGAGCACCTCCGGGTAGTCGTCCCCGCTGTCCATCGCGCATACGGAACATGCCCCGCGGCGTAACCGGCCGACTATCAGGGAATCGGTGTCGATCCGGAAGGGTCGCTGGCCACCCTCCGCCATGATGCGTGTGACAAGCCTGCCGATCCCGCCAGCAGTGTGAGAGCGACGACCATGCGCGTAGAACCACGTGCGTAGTAGTCCGAGCTTACGGTAGCTGCCCTGCCCTTGTACAAGTCAGCAGAGAATCCGCGCCGAAGACGAACCGATCCCTGTGGAGCACGAGAAGCCCGGCGCTTTGGATGACAAGGAGGACAAGATGAATGCGTCAGAGAGATCGCACGCAAGGGAGGAGCGTCCGCTGGACGGCGCGTGGCTGTCGTTTGACCTGCCGGTGATGCTGAAGCGGATCAAGGCGGAGGAAACGTGGCGCTCGAGTAGACGCAACGCCATGACACTGATGAAGAGTCGGGGACAGCGCATTGTGCTGATTGCAATGCACGGCAAGACTGAGATTCCGATGCACCGCGCGGACGGACAGCTCAGCCTCCAGGTGATCCAGGGAAGCCTGCGGGTCCACACCGACGCGCAAGCCATCACGCTGGGAAAAGGGGAATTGCTCGCTCTGCACGCGGAGATTCCGCACGCCATTGAGGCGATGCGCGAGTCGGCCTTCTTGCTCACGCTGTCGACCGAGGCGGCGCATCCGGCGGAACAGTGAGGCGCGCTGCCGCGGTCGGTTCGTCACGGCGATGGATGCCACCCGCTTCAGCGAAGTGGGTCCGTAGGCATGGCCGATGAAGCGACGCGGTAAATCCCAATTGTTATCTCTACGGGTTCTTCTTCTCGCGATGGCCGTGTTCGCCGCGTGCGGCGGGCACGGCGGTAGCGGTCCCGGCACGCCCACCAGCACCCGAACCAACTTCGCTCCAACGCCGACGAATACGCCGCTCCCCACCGGCGTTCCTACCAACACCTCTGGTCCCACGCAGACCCCTACGCCGGACTCGTTGCAAGCGCGCCGGCAGTTCCGTGCGCTCGCAGGAGTCTCCATGCGCGCGTACGGCGCGATGAACCTGGGCGCGAAGCAAGCCGAACTGTTCGGTACGATCGCTGCCCTCAGTGGCCCCATCGATATGCGGCAACTCCTGCGGGACATGGTGAACGACAACCTCGAGGTGAGACCGCAGACGGCTATTCCGACCAATGTCGGCGACGATTTCACCTTCGATCACCAAGCACCCTATCCCGGACGCGACACGCGGCTGTCGATGGTCAAGGACCTGGTCATCGCCTTCGGCAATCCCTTCCTGCAGCATCCGGATCCCTCGCGGCAGTTTATCTGGCGATGGATTCCGAACCGGCAGCCATCCTGCGCGACGATGCGTTTGGGAACTTCACGCTGCCGGCGAACCCGCCTGGGTTCCTCGATGGCGGCGATGCCAACCAAGCTGGCCTGCGCCAGACGAATGAGACGGCAACCCAGCCGGTCGATGTCCTGTTAGTCGCCGGCGGGTCGCTGCCACAGATCGCCAGTGGCGCCACCGGTGTGGATGTCGGCGGGCGGATGCTCGCCGACCTGAACGGCGACGGGATCTACGACGTCGGCGATGGCATCGTCGTGAATCTCTCGGAGCCGTTCGTCGACACGAACGGCAACGGCGTCTTCGATGCCGGCGAGCCGTTCGGTGATTTCGGTCTCGATGGCGTGGCCGGCACCGGCGACTACGGTGAGAACAATGGCCGGTTCGACTACGACCCCGATCGGGCGAACTGGTTGGCCGAAGATCCGTTGACCCGACTGGATGCGCGCTCGAAAACGGACATCGGTACGCAGCGCATCTATATGGACGTCGGCACCCGAGACGAGTTCGGCTTCGCAAAGCACTACGACAATTTCATTGCGATGCTCCAATCCAAAGGACTGACGGTAAGCACTCGGGACACCTTTCCCGCCAACTGCCTCGACATCGCAGAGCTGCCACAACAGTTTCTGCTGCTCCGCTATGTCGGTGGGCACGTCGGCTACCAGCCGAAGGAAAGAACTGACCGTGGAAAAGACCGACTTCGCCGAACAGCGTGAGGACCTCCTGCAAGGGATCGAGCGGGACCGGGAAGAGGTGCGCGTCGCCGTGCACCAGCTCACGGGTGCGGCCGGGTCTACACTCGACGTGAGCGAGCACATCAAGAAGTTCCCGCTGACGTGGGCGATTGACGCATTTCTCGTCGGTGTATGGCTGGGCAG
This DNA window, taken from Deltaproteobacteria bacterium, encodes the following:
- a CDS encoding cupin domain-containing protein, encoding MEHEKPGALDDKEDKMNASERSHAREERPLDGAWLSFDLPVMLKRIKAEETWRSSRRNAMTLMKSRGQRIVLIAMHGKTEIPMHRADGQLSLQVIQGSLRVHTDAQAITLGKGELLALHAEIPHAIEAMRESAFLLTLSTEAAHPAEQ